In Pseudomonadota bacterium, the genomic window CAATGCCTTCAGTGCTTTCAACTTTTTCAATAGAGATGCCGATACCTTCATCAGCATGACAAATTGAAGCAAAAGTGAATATAGTGGCCAGTATGAGAAGGGCAATGTATGTCTTTTTTAATGTCCGCATAACCCCACAATTCTACAGGAAAACACCGGCAAATGGAAGAAGAAAAACGTATTTTTCAGATCAATGATTTTATGAATTTAACGAGGTAGTCTATCTTTAAAATGCTGGAAGGCTTCGCGGCGATGGCCTTTATAAAGTATGTTCTTGCAACCCCTTTTTCTCCGGCTAAATACAATTTTCTGAAGAGTTCCAAACATCTTCGCGATACAAAATCCTTGCGGAGATATTCAAGCGCCCCTCCATAAAACGGATCATTCAGGATTGCCCTTACAAGGGCAGTATCCTGTCTTTTCAATTCTTCGATATTGTGTCTGAGGCTGTCTTCATGCCAGAGCGTAACAGCAGTTGGTCTTTGCGTATAATATACTGTTGTGGAAAAAAATATCTTGCAAAAATAGACAACATCCTCGCCGTTTGATAGATCAACAGGGAATCTGAACTGTTTTGCAATAGTGCCCTTAGTCAACACCACACATGTTGCAAAGGGGAGCCGGCCAAGGATAAGGTCTTCATAGAATGTGCCCGAGCTTCTATCGCTTTTGAATCCAGGCTGACATGACAGGGACCCATCCCTTCCCTTTTTTGAGTACGTTTCTGTAATCACTGCACCAAGATGTGTGTTTTTCAAAAGGATGTCCAGCCTTGTTCTGATGGCATCTTCAATGAAATAATCGTCGGCATCAAGAAACCCGATAAAATCGCCTGTGGCAGATTCAATCCCCCTGTTCCGTGCCGCAGATACCCCGGCATTCTCCTGAAAAATGTAAACAATCCTGTCCCCGTATCGTTCGATGATCTCTCTTGTATTATCTGTAGAGCCATCATCAACAACAATGATTTCAAGGTTCTTATAAGTTTGCTGTAAACAGG contains:
- a CDS encoding glycosyltransferase family A protein produces the protein MLDYDPSPLISIIIPTYNYGEYLPVALESCLQQTYKNLEIIVVDDGSTDNTREIIERYGDRIVYIFQENAGVSAARNRGIESATGDFIGFLDADDYFIEDAIRTRLDILLKNTHLGAVITETYSKKGRDGSLSCQPGFKSDRSSGTFYEDLILGRLPFATCVVLTKGTIAKQFRFPVDLSNGEDVVYFCKIFFSTTVYYTQRPTAVTLWHEDSLRHNIEELKRQDTALVRAILNDPFYGGALEYLRKDFVSRRCLELFRKLYLAGEKGVARTYFIKAIAAKPSSILKIDYLVKFIKSLI